AGCCTCATAAATGTCCTGTGACACGTAATTCTCAGAAGCTATCAGCTCAATATGTGTCATTTGACGATTGGCTTCTTGCTCTATTGCGCGTTGAATCTCAGTATCCTTCATCCTATTTCTCCTTTTTTACCTTATATATTAGCACTAAATTAGTGCGATTCCAAATAGTCTTTTACCGTTTTCTCCAAACGGTCACGTGAAATCGGACCCGCCCTGAGTTCTTTAATCTCTGGAAGATTCGTTAAGTCAAAGACACTTGATGATTTTCCACCATGTACTCTTCCTTCAACAACCCCCTCGATTAATCCGTCAAGTTGATCTAAAACCATTTCAGAATTTGTCCCTGTTGGTTCACCCGATTTATTTGCAGAAGGCAACCAAATGGGTCCGCCCACAGCATCAATCACAGTTTTAACCCACGAATCATCTGCCATACGAATTCCTAAGGTTGTTTGTTCTCCTAAGAACTCAAATACATCGGGTTTCTTATTGAAAATAAAGGTTACTGCACCAGGCATCCATGCTTTCACCAAATGTTCGGTTAACGCATCTAAAACGACAAGGTTCTTGATTTGTTCAAAGCTTGATACCATTAGGGGGAAGGGTTTTGTATCGGGTCTTCCCTTAACCTGTATTAAATGTTCATACACTGCTTTATCAAAAGAATGGATTGCTAATCCATACACTGTATCAGTTGGGATTGCTACAACCCCACCTTTTTTAATAATATGTCCAATTTCTTTGACTTCATTTCGTGTTAATCGTTTTGTTTCCATACTCACACTCCTA
This DNA window, taken from Erysipelothrix larvae, encodes the following:
- a CDS encoding L-threonylcarbamoyladenylate synthase, which translates into the protein METKRLTRNEVKEIGHIIKKGGVVAIPTDTVYGLAIHSFDKAVYEHLIQVKGRPDTKPFPLMVSSFEQIKNLVVLDALTEHLVKAWMPGAVTFIFNKKPDVFEFLGEQTTLGIRMADDSWVKTVIDAVGGPIWLPSANKSGEPTGTNSEMVLDQLDGLIEGVVEGRVHGGKSSSVFDLTNLPEIKELRAGPISRDRLEKTVKDYLESH